In one window of Haliaeetus albicilla chromosome W, bHalAlb1.1, whole genome shotgun sequence DNA:
- the GRP gene encoding gastrin-releasing peptide: MGGGGPRRPGALPLLALALLAAQGGAAPLQPGGSPALTKIYPRGSHWAVGHLMGKKSTGDLPYVYEEENKTPFSALPENIKQLEDYLQWEEISKYLLRLLEGNENKSAHFLKEGLPWYTRNTWETDDNSSWKDMMDYLLQVVNMKEGTPS; encoded by the exons atgggcggcggcggcccgcggCGGCCCGGCGCTCTGCCGCTGCTGGCGCTGGCGCTGCTGGCGGCGCAGGGCGGCGCGGCGCCCCTGCAGCCCGGCGGCTCCCCCGCGCTCACCAAGATCTACCCCCGCGGCAGCCACTGGGCTGTGG GACAtttaatggggaaaaagagCACTGGAGATCTTCCTTATGtttatgaagaagaaaacaagacacCGTTTTCAGCATTACCTGAAAATATCAAGCAGCTGGAAGACTATCTGCAGTGGGAAGAAATCTCAAAATACTTGCTACGGCTGCTGGAagggaatgaaaataaaagtgctcactttttaaaagaagggcTTCCCTGGTATACCAGGAACACCTGGGAGACAGATGACAATAGCAGTTGGAAAGAT aTGATGGACTATCTGCTTCAAGTTGTGAATATGAAAGAGGGCACTCCAAGCTGA